The DNA region CAGAGACTAATTTTTATGATCAAGATGTGAAGCGTGTTACTAGAGACTTTTAATACCTGGTTAGCtgcaagaaatatttgaaatggcAAAACTTTTGAGAACCTTGCAAAAATGTATTGCTTGCAAATAAAAGTCGGTTTACAGTAAGTTGCTATTTTACAGAATGGCAtttactacatacatgtaccaggtaTTTAAATAAGAGCAACTTGTTTGCAAAGAAGTAGATCATATTGATGTACACGTGAGGATCTTTTTGATTAAGTATGTCTTTGTGATTTTGTAGGTGATATTTCTGATTGGTAATAAGTCTGATTTAGAAGCCCAGAGAGATGTTACATATGAGGAGGCTAAACAGTTTGCTGATGAAAATGGTAACCAGATCTTTTAAAAGTGTTAATTACatgatatttatgaatatttattattatgaatACAACATGTTACATGGGATTGTCTGATGTctatatcaacaaaattaataGATGTATACGAACTATATATACAAGATTCTTATTCTTGTAAATAGTTTTTTCTTGCTGATAAATAGTTATTAGAAAGTGTAACACTAAATGCGCATATTTAGGAAGAGGGTGTTATTTAAATTCAGATAGTATCAAAAGTAACCCATTAATAGTCCTTGGACCTCCCCAAATATCATCCTTAGGACAACCCTTGTAttggaaaaaataattctgGATCTGTATATGGTAGCTATTCAGGTTACCTACATATGCTCTTTTGTGAGAATTAGTGTGGACTAACTTAATGCTTATCACTGGTAAATCCCAGAatcaagtttatttgaataaaaaaggtTGGTTTACTGCATGTAAGAGAAATAACTATATTTGAATTtactgcattttttaattttctaatgtAGTTAGAGTGAATGGGGTTAATTAAAACCTTAGCAGATTTTTGTATGTGCAGTACCGTTATTTATTATAGACTTGTGTatattattttctgttttatttaatttcaggTCTAATGTTTCTTGAATGCAGTGCCAAAACGTAAGTGCATCAGATACTTTAACAACAATGAGAAAAATCTTTTGGGCAGAAAAGATTCCTAGAtaaacatgtaaacataactGATTCCTAAGTGTAATTTAGTgaaagtttatatttttctgGGGGAAATGGTTTATGCGTAAGATTAATTGACACATAAATAGCAAATTAAAAGGGGGATCGGAAAATGCTGCTTTGATGAAACTAGTCAATCAAATGTTAACTATCATGTATGGAGTAATTTTGAGTTTAAACTATTGTTAACATTGCCAATGTTCACTTTTGTATTGTACATTGCACTAAATGCACATTACCACTTTGACCTAAATATAGTTCAGGAGTATATATCACTTTCTTGAATAGAATCtcattttgaacatttatcaACATATCAGACTCAATaaatttttctctgtttttagGGGTGACAATGTAGAAGATGCATTTTTAGACACAGCAAAGAAGATTTACCAGAACATTCAAGACGGAAGGTAAGAAGAAGAAcctatttttcataaattcattcCTATAAAATAAGGCTCAAAGCTGATTTGctaatgaattaataaaataaaaaaaaacccaggttgTTTATATATCGATTTGCCAACATAGTGTCTActataaaccaacttttatttgaatGCTAGAAAACTTCAGAAGGTTTGCCAAACCCccattgtatttttcatttttaaccaATCATTCATTTgttcaagatgattaatgccaGCTTGCTTGCAAAAATTAGTCATTGCAAAGCAGCTAGCCACTGGTAAATCATTAAGTAAAGTTGTGCATTATAAGTTAGATCATAGTACCGGGTACATGTGTGGTCATTATGCTAATGTGATGAAACTGATCTTGAAGTGAAGTCATCATGATTAAACATTTCTTTACAGTATATGTATAGAATTTATGCTAATGCAAGGAAACTTATTCTTGTTTGGTAGCTTGGACTTGAATGCAGCTGAATCAGGTGTTCAACACAAGCCAGCCACCCCCAGAAATCCCATTAACACAGACCAAGCTCCCATTGACAAGGGCTGTGCCTGTTGATGACCCCGCCTCTGTCCTAGACAGGTTGATATATAACTGTGTATTCATTCCAAGGATGTGTGCAAACTGTTCTCTTGATCAAAATGGTTCCAGTCTCGCAGCACCATGCTGTAGAATCTTCATGGGAGTTGTGGAGTTTATATTGCATTCTATTTACTCTGGATGTAGGTCTGTTATaggaaatgaaaacaaattgtgaTCCAAGGCTGTGGTGGAAGACTTTTTGCAAATAATCAATTCAGAGTCATAATCTCTCTTTATGTAATAATGGtgcaatatttctttatttatttaaaatgggCTGATGAATTATTTTGATCATTGAACACATGCATTGACtgcaattcattttaaaatgaacacgAGTCATATTAAACTGTGTTTTATTTGGGACCTGGATGGTGTGTGACAGTGTGTGAGATTTTCCAAGCAGGGGGAGACCCCTAGTCATGTGGTAGAACTAAAGAATATGATGGAGATAATGTGATTGTTCTGTTAATGTTACTGTTTTGTTAACTTATGTATCAACTCCTCGATGTACGTGTACTCCCGTGGCTGTTGCACtttgatatattgatagattcGCTGGACCATTCTTTTAATATTGACATTGAATGTTTTTTCCCTACCAATTTTCTTATGATTATAAACCAAGTGTTTAGcttcatttaaatttaaggGGAATATAGGTAATAAGAAGTTAAGAACATGATAAATTACCAGTATTGACCAATAGATAATTGTGGTACTTGCTTTGGGGGGGAGGGAAATTCACATCACTTGGGCAGGCCCAGTTACTAGTTATTGATGTTCTAAAACATTAGGATGTACATATGTACTCATCACTCAGGCTGTAATTGTACATACCAGTCGTGTAAATACCACCCCCATGTCGGCTATATGTAGCATGTATATCAACATTGTCTTTCTAGCCTAGTTTGTACTTGTGTCCTTATTTTAATGCTTCTTGTGATATTGAAAAGATTTTGTAAGGAATTTCACATTACACCATCATCAGAGGCCTATGCTAACCCAGTGTATGGGTACTGTCATAGGCTCTGATGATATTACATATCTCTgcaaaaaattttgttcatggatttatgaaattgtatttgtttttatgtatGTGTATCAAGAGTTGTATAGCTTTCCATCTAAAAATTAGAGCAAGTGCTATTTATATTGAGTGCTTATACTTAAGTGCtgtaatttaatttgattttaaaattatctaccaTCAATTATGGATTGTGCAAATTGATTAGGTCACCAGGTCATCTACAAGAGCAGATTCCTGGTAGGATAATTTATCTCATATTATCAGGGTCTGTTTCTGTGTTAGTAATTTATTGTTCCCCTACATGTAAATAACCAATACATAGACAATAATCCACTGATTGATATGAACTAACAGTTATTGCTTTATCAATAATATTACGTGGGCgttatttaaaaacattctaggaaaattaaatgtagaaaaaaattgtgatacCTTTACATGTGTAAATTACCTTCACTCATTTAAGATAATATATTGAAGTCTaagaataaataatgaaatgcaAATGCACTTGTTTGTTATTTATGAAACTACACACTGGCGTTCTAAAGGTCATCTCTGCAACATGTAGGTCACTGCCTCCCACAACTTTGGCCACTTTCTGATTTCCCTTTTTATAGATAAAGAACTACAAAGCTGTgattttggtgggtttttttttttttttaattttttatagcaCTCCTGTAAACATCAACAATACTGTGCAGTGAGATACGTACATGAAGTGTTCAACCTCCAATTATCAGAAACTTATTtccatattttgatttaaaaatgacgaaaacattttttattaacaatgatAGTAGACATTTGTCATCAGCAAAAAATGATGGTTAGAGAAACACAGTGGCAAGTCTTGCTAATTTCGAGCCTTTGTACAAGttaattctgtaaaaataaaaagattaataGATATAACCATTCAACCATTAACATatcaattcatgtaaaaaatttacaatttgatCATTACTGGAACATAATGgaacaataaaatcattaacaaaatgtaaatatatttatatataaacaagagTAAGTATCACAGTTTAGACAGAACAAAACAATATTAAGTTCTTCAGCAGAGATTGGCCTCACAGACCTGATGTAGCCTTTAGCTCTCTGGTACTCAGTACCGAGATTgagcaaaaattgcataaatatAATACTGTATCAAAATACTTCGTTAAAAGACATATcctaaattataattaaaaatttatcaccaaggtaaaagaaaaacatttattaaaaaaaaagtagagAGGGAGAGAACCCACTAAATGCTCAGCATTGAACAATTGAGGATGCTGTTGTTTCTTCTCAACAAAGTCTCAAAACATGAGAAGATCTACGGCAGATATATTCTATGAAAATCTACCTGGGATACACATGCCAAAATAAAGCAGCTTCACAAGTGTTACATATAATACTGATTTCTAATTGGCTTTTTGCTACAAGCAAACATGATCACTATgtataaatacaaatttacttaaattaacattaacaaacatgtttaaaacaacaaaagcaCTGGCATTTTCACAACTTGTGCTTGCTTTTTCAGATCACATAAGCTAGGCAgacaatatcaataattttttttaaagtcaaaggTGCACATGATCAAAATCAATTTCAGTGTAAATACtgaaataaaaagtaatttGCATGAAGATTGCTGAAAAAACATTAAGATGCCAAAGTTCTTCAAAAGATTCATGATCACACAAAGTCCAATTGTTAGAATGCTTCTCCCAGAGTCCATCTGTGGTCAGACTTTCTACGACGGAGCCGAATAATACTGCTGTCGACAGAAGAGGCGAGGCCTTTTCCTTTGATGTCATTCCTGAGGCGGAGCTGAGACAACTTGAGGAGCCCGATGTTACGGCTGGTAGCAGACAGTGACTGAAGCAGACCATCTCCACTCTGTCAAAACGAGGTTAGAAAAGGTCAAAAGATTTCATTGGTTTgcaaaaattgttcattaacTTTTAAACTAATGCAAACCATTTAAATTTGTGaggtccattttttttttcattggctGTTTTGTGCATAAGCATGTTATTTCGTAGATTTACTTCAATGTTTCATAATTTGTTAATGAAATTTCTGTCCAAGGATGCCCatgaaatccacaaaaattgagccatcgcaaattttaatgattccacagtatttaccATAGGTATTTGTGTTGATGATGCATATGGTATGGAATTCTCATAGATTGTATACCTTATCAGAATCTGTTCAGTTTAAATCATTCTCTAAGGGACATCatctttgaataattttttctctcaaaatttTACAACCCCTACCCTGATAATTTCCTGGGCCTCTGGCAGCTGAGTTCCTGGGTGTCTCTGGAACACTTTGACCATTGGACGATCCAAACGCTCACGTGTTGCAATATCAGAATAAGCAACTGGACCCTATATCAGataaaaaaagtgtaaaaaatatgctaatttttgcatttaaaaGAAATCCATATGGGTATTTTTCTCCCTCTATATTAAAGAAGAATTTATAATGTTGACTGCTTTAAAATATTAGTTTGAATGAAACTACCAGTATTTACCATTGTGTATCCTCTAGCTTTGTCGGTGGCATCGTACCATCTCTGTGCACGGTGGATACCATGACGATTCTCTCCCAAGCCAACCCCAAGGTGTTGCTAGAATACGAAATAATGTCATGATAAATCTGATATAcacagaaaatatttacaatattacaGATTATGGATATGCAGAtaatttactttctttttttatacaagATTTCTTTCTTTATGAAGCTTTATTGGAGATAGTTCACTATCAACACATTATTGCCATTTGCCATCATAATTTTGAATGACTATTCTACATCTATGAGTTTTACTGATTCAGTTCAGTGATGGTCTAAGgtatgtatatgtttatttttttaaatatccatCTCTGACCTTGAGGGTGATGGTTTCGGCCACTTTCTGTGTGATTCCGTCATTGACAGATTTGTGAGCGGCTTTCTGGAGTTTCTCCGTTCTATCTATGGCATCCTTCAACTCTCGCCTCAGGTATGCAGATCTGGCTCTTGCCTCCTCAGCGTCCACCAAAGCTTGGTCAGCTTCAGGGGTGTATGGACCCAGGGGGTCGGGCTGACCTGTATCAATGCAAGGTCAACAATGTATGACTTGTTCTCCTAAGGAGATAGCAagtttttagattaaaaaatgttaaggttaaaaggtttctttttatattaagtAAGAAGAGTCCAAAAAGGTGAATATAACATATGTCTATaagttaaatattaatttcattattagAATAGAATTACTGAAGAGAGAAGTTCTTATTGTTAAATCTATAGAGGGTTTATATATAagggttttttaaaagttattttaaatacatcattaattatcaaaagtattttatatttcagttGAAAACATGCATATGACTGAAGAAACATTGGTTAGAGTACGCTGTAGGTGAACCAGGCATTAACAGTTAGTTGATTGTGCATCACGACAATCAAGAAATTAGTGTACAGCAATAAAGACTGCAGAAAATTCTGTCAAGGTTAGTGGTTAATATCAAAATAGATTAGAGTGTATACAATGTTAGAGAATGGTTACAATCATGTGGATGgaacattttatatttgatcTAATGAACTGATGTGAAGGAAGAATTCCAGACAAAGCCAAGGCAGATCAACTGCCCACTGAGAGAAAAGGCAATTCTTAGACACCCCCAccccaaaaaatataaaatattgggataaaaatcatataacccaattaaaaaacaaacaatttatgTACTAATAGGACTTTTTGTACCCCAAATTTGTTTTACGATAATTTTCCTTCAATACATCGAAGAAATGCCAGTGTACACAGATTCACATCATCCAACATCTAACGACTTTATCAAAGATTTTATTTACCTAGGGACATGAATCCTAGTTTACCTGACATGTCTTGTAACCTAGACAGCCGACCATCCATTGAGGTACGGCTTCGCCCCACCCCAATGGGGGCGCTCTGACTGCCGGCGTTAGCAGCTGAGAGGGCGTGGTTCAAGAGGTCCATCACTCGGGATCGCTCATTCAGAACGTTAAAGAGCCGACGTCTGGCTGCATCTAGGACCTATAACAAAAACATCATTCTTtgcatttaaaatcaaatgttgaTTGGATGTAAATTGGTACTCGAATtgctttttatattaaatacatttttgtttaactttgtcttttgtttcaaaatttttgaaGGATACATGCATATGTGTGAAAAAAACCACTacccatttttttaattatatatagtcaaattatttaaataatgctTATATCTATAAATTATCTTTCTTTCCTTATGGAGACTTTGCCTTAAAATTTGTCTCTTATTAATATCTcttgttaaataaaatgttgataaacaaattaaagaatgctgaatgttttttttcctcTGATTTTGTTGTTTGGGGATGCAGTACTATGAGGACTGGCGAGGACTGACCTGCAGCTGTTGTTGGACGGAGCGCAGCTGGGCTTCCAGGGCTTTCTTACAGTTCAACAGATGGGCCCGCTCAGCGTTCAGCAAGTCGTCAGCACCATCATGCTCCTGTAAAACAAGAGATTCACCTTGTCAGAGATAATATAATGACACACCTCAA from Crassostrea angulata isolate pt1a10 chromosome 7, ASM2561291v2, whole genome shotgun sequence includes:
- the LOC128156290 gene encoding coiled-coil domain-containing protein 105-like isoform X2; translated protein: MLGNKAATTIGPESWRNSTLKGIKLSQTIVQKSDKSCDVGRSLDPLPHLRDTVAQLSNDEIHRYTREVRVIVAKLRESLLDTNEEIKALTRGKEALEKALEHTRKDIALNKDSQEIRVSRPSREREHDGADDLLNAERAHLLNCKKALEAQLRSVQQQLQVLDAARRRLFNVLNERSRVMDLLNHALSAANAGSQSAPIGVGRSRTSMDGRLSRLQDMSGQPDPLGPYTPEADQALVDAEEARARSAYLRRELKDAIDRTEKLQKAAHKSVNDGITQKVAETITLKQHLGVGLGENRHGIHRAQRWYDATDKARGYTMGPVAYSDIATRERLDRPMVKVFQRHPGTQLPEAQEIIRSGDGLLQSLSATSRNIGLLKLSQLRLRNDIKGKGLASSVDSSIIRLRRRKSDHRWTLGEAF
- the LOC128156290 gene encoding coiled-coil domain-containing protein 105-like isoform X1, coding for MLGNKAATTIGPESWRNSTLKGIKLSQTIVQKSDKSCDVGRSLDPLPHLRDTVAQLSNDEIHRYTREVRVIVAKLRESLLDTNEEIKALTRGKEALEKALEHTRKDIALNKDSQEIRVSRPSREREHDGADDLLNAERAHLLNCKKALEAQLRSVQQQLQVLDAARRRLFNVLNERSRVMDLLNHALSAANAGSQSAPIGVGRSRTSMDGRLSRLQDMSGKLGFMSLGQPDPLGPYTPEADQALVDAEEARARSAYLRRELKDAIDRTEKLQKAAHKSVNDGITQKVAETITLKQHLGVGLGENRHGIHRAQRWYDATDKARGYTMGPVAYSDIATRERLDRPMVKVFQRHPGTQLPEAQEIIRSGDGLLQSLSATSRNIGLLKLSQLRLRNDIKGKGLASSVDSSIIRLRRRKSDHRWTLGEAF